TCGCCAACCGCGAGCAGTTCTACGAGGTCAACCTCGAACTCCTGCCGACCAGCGAGCGCGAGCGCTTCGAGAAGTACTGGGCCGGCCCCGAGACCACCGCGCTGCGGGCCGCCGAGAAGGCGATCATCGACGAGGGGCCCACCGACGAGCCGCGCGCCGTCACCGCCGCGTACTGGCAGGAGGAGGCGAGCCCCGTCCTGGACGACCTCGCCCGCGAGAACACCGCGGCGGGCGACCGCTACCAGGACCGCGTCCAGCCCGCCGCCTACAGCGTGCTCCTCAAGGTCGGCGTCGCCGGTGTCCTCGGCTTCCTCGCCCTGCTCGCCTCGATCGTCATCTCCGTCCGCATCGGCCGCTCGCTCGTCCACGACCTGCGCCGCCTCCAGAAGGAGGCCCAGGAGGTCTCCGGCGTGCGGCTGCCCAGCGTCATGCGCCGACTCGCCGCCGGCGAACACGTCGACGTCGGGACGGAAGTGCCCCACCTCCGGTACGGGGAGGACGAGGTCGGCCAGGTCGGCCAGGCCCTCAACACCCTCCAGCGCGCCGCCGTCGAGGCCGCCGTCAAACAGTCGGAACTGCGCCGCGGGGTCTCCGAGGTGTTCGTCAACCTCGCCCGCCGCAACCAGGTCCTGCTCCACCGTCAGCTCACCCTCCTCGACACGATGGAGCGGCGCACGGAGGACACCGACGAGCTTGCGGACCTCTTCCGGCTCGACCACCTCACCACCCGCATGCGCCGGCACGCCGAAGGCCTCGTCATCCTGTCCGGCGCAGCCCCCTCCCGCCAGTGGCGCAAGCCCGTCCAGCTCATGGACGTGGTCCGCGCCGCCGTCGCTGAGGTCGAGGACTACGAGCGGATCGAGGTGCGCCGACTGCCCCGCCTCGGCGTGGGCGGCCCCGCCGTCGCCGACCTCACCCACCTCATCGCGGAACTCCTGGAGAACGCCACGGTGTTCTCGCCCCCGCACACCGCCGTGCAGGTGCTCGGCGAGCGCGTCGCCAACGGCTTCACCCTGGAGATCCACGACCGCGGCCTCGGCATGAACGCCGACGCGCTGCTCGACGCCAATCTCCGGCTCGCCGAGACCCCCGAGTTCGAGCTCTCGGACACCGACCGCCTCGGCCTCTTCGTGGTCAGCCGGCTCGCCCAGCGCCAGAACGTCCGCGTCTCGCTCCAGACGTCCCCGTACGGAGGGACCACCGCGGTCGTCTTCATCCCGGCCGCGCTGCTCACCGACGCGCCCGAGACCCAGGGCGCCGGATTCCGCCTGGACCGCAAGGCCGGGGGCCGCGATCCCGCGGACGCCAGGACGCCGGACGGTACGACCCCGGACGGCACGTCCCTGGAACGCGCCGGCACCGCCGACGGCGCCGGCCGCCTCGGCGGGGACACCGCCGGTCCCACCCCGCTGCCCACGCGCCGTCCCGTGCTCGCCCGGGTCCCCGACGTGACCGAGGTCCCCGGCGTCCTGGACGGACCCGTCGAGCTGGAGGCGCCGCTCGACGCCGACGAGTTCGACGTGCTCTTCGACCGGTCCGCGGCGGACCTCCTCGACACCGAGAGCGAGCGCGGCGGCCTCTTCCGGCCCCGCGACCGCCGCCGCTCCGGCCTCGCCCCGGCGGGCGAGCAGCACCAGCAGGCTCCCGACCAGACGACCGGCCGCGGCGAGGACGACGCGCACGCCGAAAGTGCCGGACGTGGCCCCGTACCGCTGCCGCGCCGGTCCACCCCCACGCTGATCGTGGACCGCGGCCGCCGTGTCGACGAGCCCGGCAGGGCACACCCCGCGCCGGGCCCCGACGCCGCGCCGGGCCCCGAACCCGTGGCGCGCCCCGAAGCCGCACCTGTCCAGGGACCCACCCTCGTTCCCGTACCACCGGAGGGTTCCGTGGCGCCGGAGGCCCCCGAACCGTTCGGCGGGCTGCCCCGCCGCGTCCGCCAGGCCAACCTCGCGCACCAGCTGCGCCGGCCCGCCCCGCAGGACGACCCGGCCGACCGTGGCACCGGAGCGGGCGCCGGCGACCGTACGGCCGTCGGCGCCGCCGGACCCGACTCCTTCGAGCGCGACGCCGAGGAGGTACGCGCCCGCATGGCCGCCATGCAGCGCGGCTGGCAGCGCGGACGACAGCACACAGCGGACCCGGACGACACGTCAGCACCAGGAACGACACCCGAGGGGGACGGTCGATGACCGCACCGAACGCCGCAGCACCCAGCACCACCTCCGCATTCGGCCACGGAAACGGCGAGCTGAACTGGCTCCTCGACGAACTCGTCCAGCGGGTCGGGTCCATCCGCAAGGCCCTGGTGCTCTCCAGCGACGGGCTGCCCACCGGCGCCTCGCAGCAGTTGACCCGCGAGGACGGCGAGCACCTGGCCGCGGTGGCGTCCGGCTTCCACAGCCTCGCCAAGGGCGTCGGCCGGCACTTCGAGGCGGGCAGGGTCCGCCAGACGGTCGTCGAGCTGGAGGACGCCTTCCTCTTCGTCACGGCCGCCGGCGACGGCAGCTGCCTGGCGGTACTCGCCGACGCCGACTCCGACGTCGGCCAGGTCGCCTACGAGATGACCCTGATGGTGAAGCGGGTCGGGGCCCACCTCACGACGGCCCCCCGGACCGGCCTGCCCTCCGGAGGGTGAGTGGGACGGCATGAGTGACGCAGCCGAGTCGAACGCAGCCGAGCCGGACCAGGTGGCCGGGGACAGACCCCCCGGCCACCACCACTGGTTCGACGCCGATGCCGGGCCGGTGGTCCGTCCGTACGCGATGACCCGCGGCCGGACCAGCGCCGCCACCCGCCACCGGCTCGACCTGATCGCGCTGGTGGTCCCCGAGCCCGCCGCCGACGACCCCGGCCGCGACCAGACGCTCTCCCCGGAACACGTGGAGATCGTCGAACGCTGCTCCGAGCAGCCCCAGTCGATCGCCGAGCTCGCCGCAGGACTCGACCTCCCCGTCGGGGTGGTCCGGGTCCTCGTCGGCGATCTTGTCGAGGACGAACTCGTCCATGTGACCCGCCCCGTTCCGCCGGCCGAACTGCCGGACGTGAGCATCCTTCGCGAGGTGATCAATGGCCTTCGGGCGCTCTAGCCGCAAGAAGCCGCTCGTCGAGCCGGTGACCCTGAAGATCCTCGTCGCAGGCGGGTTCGGGGTCGGCAAGACGACGCTGGTGGGCGCGGTCAGCGAGATCAGGCCCCTGCGCACCGAGGAGATCCTCAGTGAGGCGGGGCGGCCCGTCGACGACCTTCACGGCGTCGAGAACAAGACCACCACCACGGTCGCCATGGACTTCGGCCGGATCACCCTGCGCGAGGACCTCGTCCTGTACTTGTTCGGGACCCCCGGCCAGGACCGCTTCTGGTTCCTGTGGGACGAGCTCGCCCAGGGCGCGCTCGGCGCGATCGTCCTCGCGGACACCCGCCGCCTGGAGGACAGCTTCGCGGCCATCGACTACTTCGAGCGGCGCGGCATCCCCTTCACGGTCGCTGTCAACTGCTTCGAGGGGGCCCGGCGGTTCCCGGCCGAGAGCGTGCGAGGGGCGCTCGACCTGGACCCCGAGGTCGAGCTCCTGATGTGCGACGCCCGCGACCGGGAGTCGGTGAAGAACGTCCTCGTGGCGGTCGTCCAGCACGCCCTGGTCCTCGCGGACAGGAGCCACGCGCCGGCCGGCACCTGAGGGACCCCCTCCTTACGGAGGGGGTCCGGCGGGGGGTTCAGCGAGGAGCTCAGCGGGGTTCAACGGGGGTTCAGCGCACCGCCACGACCGCCGACCCGTGCCCGAACAGGCCCTGATTCGCGGTGATGCCGACCCGCGCCCCGGGCACCTGCCGGTCGCCCGCCGTGCCCCGCAACTGCCAGGTCAGCTCGCAGACCTGGGCGATCGCCTGTGCGGGCACGGCCTCCCCGAAGGAGGCGAGGCCGCCGCTGGTGTTGACCGGAAGCCGGCCGCCCAGCGCCGTGACGCCCTCGCGCAGCAGCTTGGCGCCCTCGCCCGTCCCGCACAGCCCGATGTCCTCGTACCACTCCAGTTCCAGAGCGGTCGACAGGTCGTAGACCTCCGCCAGGGACAGGTCCTCGGGCCCGATCCCCGCCTCCTCGTACGCGGCCCGCGCGATCGAGGCGCGGAAGCCGTGGGGCGCGGGGGAGACCGCGGCCGCCGAGTCGGTCGCGATGTCGGGCAGGTCGAGCACCGCCTTGGGGTACGTGGGGGAGACCGTGGACACGGCCCGCACCCGCACCGGATCGGGCCGCCCGTGCCGGCGCGCGAACTCCATGCTGGACAGGACGAGCGCGGCGCCCCCGTCCGAGGTCGCGCAGATGTCGAGGAGCCGCAGCGGATCGGCGACGACGGCGGAGGCGGCGACCTCCTCGGCGGTCACGCGCGTGCGGTAGCGGGCGAGCGGATTGAGCGCGCCGGCCGCCGCGTTCTTCACCTTCACCTGGGCGAAGTCCTCGGTCGTGTCGCCGTACAGGGCCATCCTGCGGCGGGCGTAGAGCGCGAAGTACGCGGGGTTGGTCGCTCCGAGCACCCGGAACCGCAGCCAGTCCGGATCGTCCGGCCGCTCGCCGCCGGCCGGGGCGAGGAACCCCTTCGGCGTCGCGTCCGCGCCGACGACCAGGACCACGTCCGCGAGCCCCGCCAGGATCTGGGCGCGAGCGGTCCCGATGGCCTGCGCGCCCGAGGCGCAGGCCGCGTACACGCTGGTGACCCGCGCCCCCTGCCAGCCGAGGGCCTGGGCGAAGGTCGCCCCGGCCACGTAACCCGGGTAGCCGCACCGCATGGTGTCCGCGCCGACGATGGAGCCCACGTCCTCCCAGCCGAGCCCGGCGTCGGCGAGCGCGGCGCGGGCGGCGGCCGTCCCGTAACTCACGAAACTCCGGCCCCACTTGCCCCACGGGTGCATTCCGGCACCGAGGACGGCGATGTCGTTCACGACAGTTCCTCCCGTTCCTGCCGCGCGACGGGCCGCCAGTTCCAGGTGGTCCAGACGTGCACGTCGTCGTCGTTGAGGACCCCCGGCACCACCTCGACCTCCGTGCCCACCGCGAGATCGGCCGGCCGCACCCCGGGGGCCGCCTGCCCGAGGACCACCATCGCCTCGGCCGCCAGCTCCACGGCCACGAGCGTGTACGGCTCCCAGGGCGCGTCCGGATCGGAGACGTACGGGGCGGGCGGCCGGTAGCGGCCGTCCGTGTACGACCAGACCCGGCCGCGCGGCGAGAGCGGCACCTCGGCGAGCTCACCGCCGCCGGGGCACCCCGGGTTGCGGCACCAGTCGTCCTCACGCGGGAAGAAGACCGAGGTGCAGGCCGTGCAGCGAGTTCCGAGCAGCCGGAACTCTGCCTCCGGCACCGAGTCGTCGGTGAACCACCGGGCCACCACCGGTCTGCGCGTCCGTGTCATCGAACCCTCCACTTCTGACGAACCGTCAGAAGTGTGGCACGGGCGCCCCGGGCGGGAAAGACGTCAGTGCCCGGCCACCGACCTCCGTGCCACCGGGAAGTCGAAGAACGTGCTCGGGAACGGCTCCGGCTTGAAGGTGAAGTGCCACCACTCCTCGGGCAGGTTCACGAACCCCTGCTCCGCGAGAAGGCCCTTGAGGAGCTGCCGGTTGGCCCGCTGCTCGCCCTGGATCCGCGGGTCGTCGGTGTGCGAGCGGGTGTCGAAGCAGTCGTACCCGGTCCCCATGTCCACGGAGTTGTCCGGGAACCGCTCCTCCCGCGGCGCGTAGCACTCGGTCAGTTCCTCGCCCGGCACGTACGCGCGCGTGGGCACCGCCGGCAGCCGCACGATCGTCAGGTCCACCGTCGAACCGCGGCTGTGCCCGGACTTCTCCGCGATGTAACCGTCAGCGAACAGCCTCGACTTGTCGACGAGCGGATAGAACTCCTCCTTCATGCGCTCGTCCTCCAGGTCCTTCGCCCAGCGCACGAAGTGGTCGACGGCCCGCTGCGGCCGATAGCAGTCGTACACCTTGAGGGTGTAGCCCCGGGCAAGGAGACGCACCTGCGCGCGGTGCAGCGCCTCGGCGGCCGGCCGCGTCAGGATGCAGAGCGGCTGCCGGTAGCCGTCGATCGGCTCGCCCACGAAGTTGTGCGCCGTCGTGTAGCGCATCTCCTGGACGATCGTCCGGTCCACCGAGCTCAGGGCCACGAACTCCCGTGGGGCTTTGGGCTCCGGCGCGGCGGAGGCCGGGGAGGCGGGGGCGGCGACGGCGCCCGTCACGGCGAACAGACCGGCCGCGGCGGTGACGGCGAGGGTACGAAGAGCGGAAGCAAGTCCTGTCATGCGCACCGTCTATCAGTTCCGGCAGCGCCGGGAAAGGGTGATCGCATACCGTCGGCCCGTGATGGACTCCCACAGCTCCCACTGCTCCGCCTGCGGCGCCGCCCACTCGGCCGGCGCAGGCTGGCCCCGCACCTGCCCGGCCTGCGGTCACACCGCCTACCGCAACCCGCTGCCCGTCGCCGTCGCCCTCCTCCCCGTCACGGACGGGGGCCGGGGGACGGGACTCGTCGTCATCACCCGCACCATCGAGCCGCAAAGGGGCGGGATCGCCCTCCCCGGCGGCTTCATCGACCACGCCGAGGACTGGCGCACCGCCGTCGCACGGGAACTGCGCGAGGAGACCGGCATCCAGGCCTCCGCCGGGGACGTCCGGCTCGCCGACGCGATGAGCTCCCCGGGCGGCCACCTCCTGCTCTTCGGCCTGCTCCCACCACGCCCCGCCACCGCGCTCCCGCCCTCGGCGCCCACGGACGAGACCAGCGGTCACCACCTGCTCCAGGCACCCGAGGAGCTGGCCTTCCCGCTCCACACGGAGGCGGTACGGAAGTGGTTCGCGGGGGAGTACCGCTGAGGTGACGTCACCTCAGCGCCCCCGCACCGGCAGCCCGACCCCTCACAACCCCCGCACCCGCACCGGCAGCCCCACCGCCTCCACCCCGTCGTCCGTCACCCGCTCCACCACCACCCGGCCGTCCACGAGCCGTGACTGGTAGCGCTCGATCTCGGCCGGCTCCCAGCCGTCCCCGGTGTCCCGGACGACGAGCCCGCCGCCCGTCCGCCCCGCCGCGGGCGCCCACACCTCCAGAGCCGGTCCGTCCCCGTCGCCGCGCACCGGGAGCACCGCCCCCGCCCGGGCAAGCACCGGCACCCGCGACAGCGGTGCGTCGAGCAGCACCTGCCCCGGCCCCTCGTACGCCTGCCCCGTCGCCGTGTCGTACCAGCGGCCGTGCGGCAGCCGCACCGCCCGCCGGTCCGCGCCCCGCGTCAGGACAGGCGCCACCAGCAGCGCGTCCCCAAGGAGGAACGCGTCCTCGCAGTCGCGCAGCGCCCGGTCCTCAGGTGTCCCCCACCACACCGGACGGACGTACGGCGCGCCCGTCATCCGGGCGAGCCGGGCGAGCGTCTCGAAGTACGGCCGCAACCGCTCCCGCTCGGCCAGGGCCACGCGCGCGTGCTCCAGGACGTCGGGACCGAACTCCCAGGGTTCGCGCCGCCCCGCGTCGATCGCCGAGTGGGTACGGAAGAACGGCAGCCACGCCCCCAGCTGGAACCAGCGCAGGTACAGCTCGGGCGACGGACTCCCGTCGAAACCGCCCACGTCCGGCCCCGAGTACGGCACGCCGCACAGCCCGAGCCCCAGCACCAGGGAGAGCGAGGCCCGCAGCCCCGGCCACCCGGTCGACACGTCGCCCGACCAGGTGCCGCCGTACCGCTGCATGCCCGCCCACCCGGAACGGGAGAACAGGAAGGGCCGTTCGTCGGGCCGCAGCCGGCGCAGCCCGTCGTACCCGGCCCGGGCCATCGTGAGCCCGTACACGTTGTGCGCCTCCCGGTGGTCACCGCCCCGCCCGTCCAGCGCGTGCCGCGCCGAGCGCGGCAGCGTCATGTCGCCGAAGGGCGCGAAGGACACCGGCTCGTTCATGTCGTGCCACACCCCGGCGAAGCCCTGCCGGAGCCGCTCCTCGTACAGCCCGCCCCACCACTCCCGTACCGCCGGATCGGTGAAGTCCGGATACGCGCACTCGCCCGGCCACACCTCCCCGCGGACCTCCTTGCCCCGGGCGTCCCGCACGAACGCCCCGACCGCCCGCCCGCCGTCGTACACGGCGTCCCCCGGTGCGGCCTTCACCGCCGGGTCCACGATCGACACGAGCCGGACGCCCTGCTCCCGCAGCTCCGCCGCGAGCCCCGGCAGGTCCGGGAACCGCTCCCGGTCCACGGTGAACACCCGGTGCCCGTCGTAGTGGTCGATGTCCAGGTGTACGGCGGACAGCGGGAGTCCCCGCTCCCGGTACCCGGCGACCACCCGCCGCACCTCCCGCGCGCTGCCGAAGCCCCAGCGCGCGTGCTGGGGCCCGAGCGCCCAGGACGGCGGCAGCGCGGGCGCGCCCGTCAGCGCCGCCCAGCCGTGCAGCACGCGCGCGGGGGTGCCGACCACCACCCAGCAGCGCAGCGGCCCGCCCCCCATCCGGACCTCGCTGGTCCCCGGCCGGTCGTGCCCCGACCCGGCACCCTCCTCGCCCTCGGCGAGGGTGACCCGCCCGTCCCAGGAGTTGTCGTGGAAGGCGAGGTGCGTCCCGGCGTCCGAGACGACGAACTGCACGGGCATGGTGAGGTACAGCGGATCGTCCCCGGGGACGAAGCCCCCCTTGGGGTCGGTGTTCCACAGCCGGTACGAACCGTCCCGCAGGCGCGGCCCCGCCGCCCGCCCACCGAGCCCGAAGAACCGCGCGTCCGCCGGCACCTCACTGCGCTGCACCCACCGCGCCGAGGGGACCGCCCCCGCCACCGCCACCGGCTCCCACCACCGCGGCGGCAGGTCCCGGCGCAGCATCACCCCGCCCGGCGTCCGGATCTCCACCGCCCCGTGACGGGAGACCGCCACCGTCACCCGCTCCGAGACGATCCGCCACCCGCCGTCCGTGTCCGGCTCCAGGGCGGCCCGCGGGTCGGGTTCCGG
The sequence above is a segment of the Streptomyces sp. NBC_01255 genome. Coding sequences within it:
- a CDS encoding sensor histidine kinase, whose product is MRFRGKSIRRKIVALLLVPLVSLTGLWGFATVLTGREADQLLDVGYIVDKIGYPLEDTARVIQLERRQSLIYLADPRGSTALASLRETRRATDRQISRIRANAAEPGVREEMRPVTTQRLNSLLEALDDLESLRRSVEKRGIGRIQALEFYNRLVDPCYGFLITLHALENVEMDKQGRALVGITRAREVLSREDALIISALVADRITAPEIREMTDLVANREQFYEVNLELLPTSERERFEKYWAGPETTALRAAEKAIIDEGPTDEPRAVTAAYWQEEASPVLDDLARENTAAGDRYQDRVQPAAYSVLLKVGVAGVLGFLALLASIVISVRIGRSLVHDLRRLQKEAQEVSGVRLPSVMRRLAAGEHVDVGTEVPHLRYGEDEVGQVGQALNTLQRAAVEAAVKQSELRRGVSEVFVNLARRNQVLLHRQLTLLDTMERRTEDTDELADLFRLDHLTTRMRRHAEGLVILSGAAPSRQWRKPVQLMDVVRAAVAEVEDYERIEVRRLPRLGVGGPAVADLTHLIAELLENATVFSPPHTAVQVLGERVANGFTLEIHDRGLGMNADALLDANLRLAETPEFELSDTDRLGLFVVSRLAQRQNVRVSLQTSPYGGTTAVVFIPAALLTDAPETQGAGFRLDRKAGGRDPADARTPDGTTPDGTSLERAGTADGAGRLGGDTAGPTPLPTRRPVLARVPDVTEVPGVLDGPVELEAPLDADEFDVLFDRSAADLLDTESERGGLFRPRDRRRSGLAPAGEQHQQAPDQTTGRGEDDAHAESAGRGPVPLPRRSTPTLIVDRGRRVDEPGRAHPAPGPDAAPGPEPVARPEAAPVQGPTLVPVPPEGSVAPEAPEPFGGLPRRVRQANLAHQLRRPAPQDDPADRGTGAGAGDRTAVGAAGPDSFERDAEEVRARMAAMQRGWQRGRQHTADPDDTSAPGTTPEGDGR
- a CDS encoding GTP-binding protein; the protein is MAFGRSSRKKPLVEPVTLKILVAGGFGVGKTTLVGAVSEIRPLRTEEILSEAGRPVDDLHGVENKTTTTVAMDFGRITLREDLVLYLFGTPGQDRFWFLWDELAQGALGAIVLADTRRLEDSFAAIDYFERRGIPFTVAVNCFEGARRFPAESVRGALDLDPEVELLMCDARDRESVKNVLVAVVQHALVLADRSHAPAGT
- a CDS encoding Zn-ribbon domain-containing OB-fold protein, which encodes MTRTRRPVVARWFTDDSVPEAEFRLLGTRCTACTSVFFPREDDWCRNPGCPGGGELAEVPLSPRGRVWSYTDGRYRPPAPYVSDPDAPWEPYTLVAVELAAEAMVVLGQAAPGVRPADLAVGTEVEVVPGVLNDDDVHVWTTWNWRPVARQEREELS
- a CDS encoding roadblock/LC7 domain-containing protein, with protein sequence MTAPNAAAPSTTSAFGHGNGELNWLLDELVQRVGSIRKALVLSSDGLPTGASQQLTREDGEHLAAVASGFHSLAKGVGRHFEAGRVRQTVVELEDAFLFVTAAGDGSCLAVLADADSDVGQVAYEMTLMVKRVGAHLTTAPRTGLPSGG
- a CDS encoding DUF742 domain-containing protein — its product is MSDAAESNAAEPDQVAGDRPPGHHHWFDADAGPVVRPYAMTRGRTSAATRHRLDLIALVVPEPAADDPGRDQTLSPEHVEIVERCSEQPQSIAELAAGLDLPVGVVRVLVGDLVEDELVHVTRPVPPAELPDVSILREVINGLRAL
- a CDS encoding NUDIX domain-containing protein, giving the protein MDSHSSHCSACGAAHSAGAGWPRTCPACGHTAYRNPLPVAVALLPVTDGGRGTGLVVITRTIEPQRGGIALPGGFIDHAEDWRTAVARELREETGIQASAGDVRLADAMSSPGGHLLLFGLLPPRPATALPPSAPTDETSGHHLLQAPEELAFPLHTEAVRKWFAGEYR
- a CDS encoding lipid-transfer protein translates to MHPWGKWGRSFVSYGTAAARAALADAGLGWEDVGSIVGADTMRCGYPGYVAGATFAQALGWQGARVTSVYAACASGAQAIGTARAQILAGLADVVLVVGADATPKGFLAPAGGERPDDPDWLRFRVLGATNPAYFALYARRRMALYGDTTEDFAQVKVKNAAAGALNPLARYRTRVTAEEVAASAVVADPLRLLDICATSDGGAALVLSSMEFARRHGRPDPVRVRAVSTVSPTYPKAVLDLPDIATDSAAAVSPAPHGFRASIARAAYEEAGIGPEDLSLAEVYDLSTALELEWYEDIGLCGTGEGAKLLREGVTALGGRLPVNTSGGLASFGEAVPAQAIAQVCELTWQLRGTAGDRQVPGARVGITANQGLFGHGSAVVAVR
- a CDS encoding M15 family metallopeptidase; its protein translation is MTGLASALRTLAVTAAAGLFAVTGAVAAPASPASAAPEPKAPREFVALSSVDRTIVQEMRYTTAHNFVGEPIDGYRQPLCILTRPAAEALHRAQVRLLARGYTLKVYDCYRPQRAVDHFVRWAKDLEDERMKEEFYPLVDKSRLFADGYIAEKSGHSRGSTVDLTIVRLPAVPTRAYVPGEELTECYAPREERFPDNSVDMGTGYDCFDTRSHTDDPRIQGEQRANRQLLKGLLAEQGFVNLPEEWWHFTFKPEPFPSTFFDFPVARRSVAGH
- a CDS encoding glycoside hydrolase family 31 protein; translated protein: MDGRELVRSIKVFGSARGLRTVRAAWRQRRADAWGLPPKGAERARVPGLATEGEALPGGGIVRFARSSLRISVSVGGAVFWGWDGAEPLPSYALAGEAPEPDPRAALEPDTDGGWRIVSERVTVAVSRHGAVEIRTPGGVMLRRDLPPRWWEPVAVAGAVPSARWVQRSEVPADARFFGLGGRAAGPRLRDGSYRLWNTDPKGGFVPGDDPLYLTMPVQFVVSDAGTHLAFHDNSWDGRVTLAEGEEGAGSGHDRPGTSEVRMGGGPLRCWVVVGTPARVLHGWAALTGAPALPPSWALGPQHARWGFGSAREVRRVVAGYRERGLPLSAVHLDIDHYDGHRVFTVDRERFPDLPGLAAELREQGVRLVSIVDPAVKAAPGDAVYDGGRAVGAFVRDARGKEVRGEVWPGECAYPDFTDPAVREWWGGLYEERLRQGFAGVWHDMNEPVSFAPFGDMTLPRSARHALDGRGGDHREAHNVYGLTMARAGYDGLRRLRPDERPFLFSRSGWAGMQRYGGTWSGDVSTGWPGLRASLSLVLGLGLCGVPYSGPDVGGFDGSPSPELYLRWFQLGAWLPFFRTHSAIDAGRREPWEFGPDVLEHARVALAERERLRPYFETLARLARMTGAPYVRPVWWGTPEDRALRDCEDAFLLGDALLVAPVLTRGADRRAVRLPHGRWYDTATGQAYEGPGQVLLDAPLSRVPVLARAGAVLPVRGDGDGPALEVWAPAAGRTGGGLVVRDTGDGWEPAEIERYQSRLVDGRVVVERVTDDGVEAVGLPVRVRGL